In Apium graveolens cultivar Ventura chromosome 10, ASM990537v1, whole genome shotgun sequence, the following are encoded in one genomic region:
- the LOC141693791 gene encoding putative F-box protein At4g17780 has protein sequence MLQPVLVGGKRIRLKRELPEEVIIDEILTRLPIKSVVRFKSVSKSWLSLLSGSHFIQKHKTRSPMQNPIDYDCLVTNKKLHISIVSRNQEIFLLPINAYSLIGSVNGLVCLLRHFKRLSLWNPAIHKSIEFNLPQNKQGGYSYPNLVGVSFDYVSTDYKVVVVYESCAYVYSSISSLWIPLCIPDLKFLVNKFEDIPTTYVKDCPYWTYSTYSSDHDMFVTSAGYCSYGTYPSVKNNFVKSLTALKFDATSNKFKLLAEFFPDARSNERGKIFRFVNMRDVLTLMAHEPSPIGKLDVYSLDEGCGVWIKMYDLGPFERFRRFQFMQQGFKYGDEIVFLEYGKIYYYDHKTDTFKCLQGKNGSRFLNCFTYTPTMVSLQGMKSIYSDNQTRPLGDPMRLITSLKE, from the coding sequence ATGCTGCAACCTGTTTTGGTTGGGGGAAAAAGAATAAGATTGAAGAGGGAGCTGCCGGAAGAAGTAATTATTGACGAGATTCTCACACGACTTCCAATCAAATCGGTTGTGCGTTTTAAATCTGTATCCAAATCATGGCTATCTCTACTCTCCGGTTCACACTTCATTCAAAAGCACAAGACTCGCAGTCCCATGCAAAACCCTATCGACTATGACTGTCTTGTAACTAATAAAAAGCTCCATATCTCCATTGTTTCCCGAAACCAAGAGATTTTTTTACTCCCTATCAATGCTTACTCTTTGATTGGTTCCGTTAATGGCTTAGTTTGTCTCCTTCGCCACTTCAAACGGTTGTCCTTATGGAATCCCGCAATTCACAAATCTATTGAATTTAATCTTCCACAAAACAAACAAGGCGGTTATAGTTATCCAAATCTAGTTGGAGTCAGCTTTGATTATGTAAGTACTGATTACAAGGTAGTAGTCGTCTACGAGTCATGTGCTTATGTTTACTCCTCTATCTCCAGTTTATGGATTCCGCTATGCATTCCTGATCTTAAGTTTCTTGTGAATAAATTTGAGGACATTCCAACTACTTACGTAAAGGATTGTCCTTATTGGACATATTCTACGTATTCTTCCGATCACGACATGTTTGTTACATCTGCGGGTTATTGTTCTTATGGCACATATCCCTCCGTTAAGAACAACTTTGTTAAATCTTTGACTGCACTCAAGTTTGATGCTACAAGTAACAAGTTCAAGTTGTTGGCCGAGTTTTTTCCTGATGCACGGAGTAATGAACGTGGAAAGATATTCAGATTCGTGAATATGAGAGATGTTCTTACTTTGATGGCACATGAACCATCTCCAATTGGCAAGCTCGATGTATATTCTTTGGACGAGGGATGTGGTGTCTGGATCAAGATGTATGACCTTGGCCCTTTCGAAAGATTTAGACGATTTCAGTTCATGCAACAGGGTTTCAAGTACGGTGATGAGATTGTATTCCTTGAATATGGTAAGATCTACTACTATGATCACAAAACAGATACCTTCAAGTGTCTTCAAGGCAAAAACGGCTCTCGATTTTTAAACTGTTTTACATATACCCCAACTATGGTTTCCCTTCAAGGAATGAAATCCATTTATTCGGACAACCAAACTCGTCCACTTGGCGACCCTATGAGATTGATCACTTCACTAAAGGAGTAA